A single region of the Halopiger xanaduensis SH-6 genome encodes:
- a CDS encoding DUF7563 family protein, producing MVGVTVAPWPSAGRSTCLHCDSFITDRFGRVFGDENDRVHRCPECDTYARLTRGSAAGKDVEVPDPETSPGRHGGEPDV from the coding sequence GTGGTCGGCGTGACGGTCGCACCATGGCCGTCAGCTGGCCGGTCGACGTGCCTGCACTGCGACTCGTTCATCACCGATCGGTTCGGTCGCGTCTTCGGTGACGAGAACGACCGCGTCCACCGCTGTCCCGAGTGCGACACCTACGCGCGGCTAACTCGCGGGTCCGCCGCCGGAAAAGACGTCGAGGTCCCAGACCCAGAAACGTCGCCCGGCCGCCACGGGGGTGAGCCCGATGTCTGA
- a CDS encoding AAA family ATPase, whose translation MHVIGTVGLPGSGKGEAATVAREDGIPVVTMGDVVRQETADRGLDPTKDHGKVAQALRDENGPAAIAERSLPMIEDRLEDHDTVLVDGIRSDTEVDVFEERFGEDFTLVSIEAPFEVRAERIDARGRDAGEDEGGEPLAARDERERGFGMDDAMAQADVVVENTDTLEAFHERMRTIIREGVGADAGTETETEPEDENANRTEAEADP comes from the coding sequence ATGCACGTCATCGGAACGGTGGGACTGCCCGGCAGCGGCAAGGGCGAGGCCGCCACCGTCGCACGCGAGGACGGAATCCCGGTGGTGACGATGGGCGACGTCGTCCGCCAGGAGACCGCCGACCGCGGACTCGACCCGACGAAAGACCACGGGAAGGTCGCGCAGGCCCTGCGCGACGAGAACGGCCCGGCGGCCATCGCCGAGCGCTCGCTCCCGATGATCGAGGACCGCCTCGAGGACCACGACACCGTCCTCGTGGACGGCATCCGATCGGACACCGAGGTCGACGTCTTCGAGGAGCGCTTCGGCGAGGACTTCACGCTCGTCAGTATCGAGGCCCCCTTCGAGGTCCGGGCCGAGCGGATCGACGCCCGCGGCCGCGACGCCGGCGAGGACGAGGGCGGCGAACCCTTGGCCGCACGCGACGAGCGCGAGCGCGGCTTCGGGATGGACGACGCGATGGCCCAGGCCGACGTCGTCGTCGAGAACACCGACACGCTCGAGGCGTTCCACGAGCGGATGCGGACGATCATCCGCGAGGGGGTAGGCGCCGACGCCGGGACAGAGACGGAAACCGAACCGGAGGACGAAAACGCAAACCGAACCGAAGCGGAAGCAGACCCATGA
- a CDS encoding RNA-binding domain-containing protein, with protein MTDIYRVDVEITAPVYDTEVTSRVADAVANIFPNADLEEEFGEIRAEAHSMEHFSDLLHRQEILDTARGEFFANREGDTFSFALKKQAAFMDRVNFSVGEPDELGEINVRVRVEEPSVEEYVDQIAPPTEDGEPVTG; from the coding sequence ATGACCGACATCTACCGCGTCGACGTCGAGATCACGGCACCGGTCTACGACACCGAGGTCACGAGCCGCGTCGCCGACGCCGTCGCCAACATCTTCCCAAACGCCGACCTCGAGGAGGAGTTCGGCGAGATCAGAGCCGAAGCCCACTCGATGGAGCACTTCTCGGACCTGCTTCACCGCCAGGAGATCCTCGATACGGCCCGCGGCGAGTTCTTCGCGAACCGCGAGGGTGACACGTTCTCCTTTGCGCTCAAGAAGCAGGCCGCGTTCATGGATCGAGTCAACTTCTCGGTCGGCGAGCCGGACGAACTCGGCGAGATCAACGTCCGCGTCCGCGTCGAGGAGCCGTCCGTCGAGGAGTACGTCGATCAGATCGCGCCGCCGACGGAAGACGGCGAGCCGGTTACGGGCTGA
- a CDS encoding signal recognition particle protein Srp54, producing MVLDDLGSSLRGTLDKLRGKSRISEEDVEEIVKEIQRSLISADVDISLVQELSGNIKERALEEEPPAGTPARDFVLRIVYEELVDLIGDSTELPLEEQTILLAGLQGSGKTTSAAKMAWWFSTKGLRPAVIQTDTFRPGAYEQAEEMAGRAEVDYYGNPDNDDPVEIARKGLEETSEADVHIVDTAGRHALEDDLIDEIEQIEGVVEPDTSLLVLDAAIGQGAKDQAQQFDESIGIDGVVITKLDGTAKGGGALTAVDQTDSSIAFLGTGEEVQDIERFEPDGFISRLLGMGDLSQLAERVERAMLETETEEDDWDPEDMLQGQFTLHDMQKQMEAMNNMGPLDQVMDMIPGFGGGIKDQLPDDAMDVTQERMRSFSVIMDSMTEAEKEYPKAIGASQIERIAKGSGTSEDQVRELLQQYKMMEKTIKQFQGMGSEQEMQRMMKQMQQQGGGGGGGMGGMGPFG from the coding sequence ATGGTACTCGACGATCTCGGGAGTTCTCTGCGGGGCACCCTCGACAAACTCCGCGGGAAGTCACGAATCAGCGAGGAGGACGTCGAGGAGATCGTCAAGGAGATCCAGCGCTCGCTGATCTCCGCCGACGTCGACATCTCGCTCGTGCAGGAACTCTCCGGCAACATCAAGGAACGCGCCCTGGAGGAGGAGCCACCCGCCGGCACCCCCGCACGGGACTTCGTCCTCCGCATCGTCTACGAGGAACTGGTCGATCTGATCGGCGACTCGACGGAACTGCCCCTCGAGGAACAGACCATCCTCCTCGCCGGGCTGCAGGGGTCCGGTAAAACCACGTCCGCGGCGAAGATGGCTTGGTGGTTCTCGACGAAGGGGCTGCGCCCGGCGGTCATCCAGACCGACACCTTCCGCCCCGGCGCCTACGAGCAGGCCGAGGAGATGGCCGGCCGCGCCGAGGTCGACTACTACGGCAACCCGGACAATGACGACCCGGTCGAAATCGCGCGCAAGGGACTCGAGGAGACCAGCGAGGCCGACGTCCACATCGTGGACACGGCCGGTCGCCACGCGCTCGAGGACGACCTGATCGACGAGATCGAGCAGATCGAGGGCGTCGTCGAACCCGACACCTCGCTGCTCGTGTTAGACGCCGCGATCGGCCAGGGAGCGAAGGATCAGGCCCAGCAGTTCGACGAGTCGATCGGCATCGACGGCGTCGTCATCACGAAGTTAGACGGTACCGCGAAGGGTGGCGGTGCCCTCACTGCGGTCGACCAGACCGACTCGTCGATCGCCTTCCTCGGGACCGGCGAGGAGGTCCAGGACATCGAGCGCTTCGAGCCCGACGGCTTCATCTCGCGGCTGCTCGGGATGGGCGACCTCTCCCAGCTGGCCGAGCGCGTCGAGCGCGCGATGCTGGAGACCGAGACGGAGGAAGACGACTGGGACCCCGAGGACATGCTGCAGGGCCAGTTCACCCTCCACGACATGCAAAAGCAGATGGAGGCGATGAACAACATGGGTCCGCTCGATCAGGTGATGGACATGATCCCCGGCTTCGGCGGCGGGATCAAGGACCAGCTCCCCGACGACGCGATGGACGTCACCCAGGAGCGGATGCGGTCGTTCTCGGTCATCATGGACTCGATGACCGAGGCCGAAAAGGAGTACCCGAAGGCTATCGGCGCCAGCCAGATCGAGCGCATCGCCAAGGGCTCGGGCACCAGCGAGGACCAGGTCCGGGAACTGCTCCAGCAGTACAAGATGATGGAGAAGACGATCAAGCAGTTCCAGGGCATGGGCTCCGAGCAGGAGATGCAGCGCATGATGAAGCAGATGCAACAGCAGGGCGGCGGAGGCGGCGGTGGCATGGGCGGCATGGGCCCGTTCGGATAA
- a CDS encoding haloacid dehalogenase type II, whose product MSFDPDRVTTITFDSYGTLVDVEAATAALADVVDDPDAVSQRWRTRSLAYTFVANQIDAYQPFYELNRDALQYALDAHGAAVTEDERDEVLAVYHELEVFDDVRDGLEALVDVGYDCYILSNGNPEMLESLVEHADIDDLLADTISADEIETFKPNAELYRHGAARTGTPIDEIAHVAAGWFDVRGANHAGMQSVWVDRKGEPWGPFDGEPDLTIETFDELVETLE is encoded by the coding sequence ATGTCGTTCGATCCCGACCGCGTCACGACGATCACGTTCGACTCGTACGGCACCCTGGTCGACGTCGAGGCGGCCACCGCCGCGCTCGCCGATGTCGTCGACGATCCGGACGCCGTCTCGCAGCGCTGGCGGACCCGGTCGCTGGCCTACACCTTCGTCGCCAACCAGATCGACGCCTACCAGCCCTTCTACGAACTCAACCGCGACGCGCTCCAGTACGCGCTGGACGCCCACGGCGCGGCCGTCACCGAGGACGAGCGCGACGAAGTTCTCGCGGTCTACCACGAACTCGAGGTCTTCGACGACGTCCGCGACGGTCTCGAGGCCCTCGTCGATGTCGGCTACGACTGCTATATCCTCTCGAACGGGAATCCCGAGATGCTCGAGTCGCTGGTCGAGCACGCCGACATCGACGACCTGCTCGCGGACACCATCAGCGCCGACGAGATCGAGACGTTCAAACCGAACGCCGAACTCTACCGCCACGGCGCGGCCCGGACCGGGACGCCGATCGACGAGATCGCCCACGTCGCGGCCGGCTGGTTCGACGTCCGCGGCGCGAATCACGCCGGCATGCAGAGCGTCTGGGTCGACCGAAAGGGCGAGCCGTGGGGGCCGTTCGACGGCGAGCCGGATCTGACGATCGAGACGTTCGACGAACTGGTCGAGACGCTCGAGTAG
- a CDS encoding type II toxin-antitoxin system HicB family antitoxin: MTDGDEVDADDAEPVDPDEYDALADADVTTWVDENGLHIAEDEITGVSSQGQSERAAVANLAEAVASYRDAQEDTTGDNWL; the protein is encoded by the coding sequence ATGACGGACGGAGACGAGGTCGATGCGGACGACGCCGAACCGGTCGACCCCGACGAGTACGACGCCCTCGCGGACGCGGACGTAACGACCTGGGTCGACGAGAACGGACTCCACATCGCCGAGGACGAGATCACCGGCGTCTCGAGTCAAGGCCAGAGCGAGCGCGCAGCCGTCGCGAACCTCGCGGAGGCGGTCGCCTCCTACCGGGACGCCCAGGAGGACACGACCGGCGACAACTGGCTCTAA
- a CDS encoding universal stress protein: MADDILVPVDGSDASTAAFDHALEIGADAGATLHVLHVADTALPSLAGLGTDVADALEREGDEIVADARDRAEERGIDVVTDVRRGEPREEIVDAAADADLVVMGAHGCHGIGEYVLGTTTDYVINVTETPVLSVRAADGVTRSYPYEAILVPTDGSDHGTAAVRVAAQVAAHTGATLHLLYVIDELPEVEEPVSDETTTELEENAEAILEAAASTATEAGLDEASITTTVSSGSVPHEIRTHADAEAVDLIAMGTHGHTGLDRHLIGSFTEQLLRSAPVPVLTVQRNGE, from the coding sequence ATCGCTGACGATATTCTCGTCCCCGTCGACGGGAGCGACGCCTCGACGGCCGCGTTCGACCACGCCCTCGAGATCGGCGCGGACGCGGGCGCGACCCTCCATGTGCTCCACGTCGCGGACACGGCGTTGCCGTCCCTCGCCGGACTCGGCACCGACGTCGCCGACGCGCTCGAGCGGGAAGGCGACGAGATCGTCGCAGACGCGCGCGACCGGGCCGAGGAGCGCGGGATCGACGTCGTCACCGACGTTCGACGGGGCGAACCGCGCGAGGAAATCGTCGACGCCGCGGCCGACGCCGACCTCGTCGTGATGGGTGCCCACGGCTGTCACGGGATCGGCGAGTACGTACTCGGCACGACGACGGACTACGTCATCAACGTCACCGAAACGCCCGTGCTGTCGGTCCGAGCGGCCGATGGAGTCACCCGGTCGTATCCCTACGAGGCGATTCTCGTTCCGACCGACGGCAGCGACCACGGGACGGCTGCGGTCCGGGTCGCCGCGCAGGTCGCGGCCCACACCGGCGCAACGCTGCACCTGCTGTACGTGATCGACGAACTGCCGGAAGTGGAAGAGCCGGTTTCGGACGAAACCACAACCGAACTCGAGGAAAACGCCGAAGCGATCCTCGAGGCCGCAGCGTCGACCGCAACGGAGGCGGGGCTCGACGAGGCGTCGATCACGACGACGGTCTCGAGCGGCTCCGTCCCCCACGAAATCAGGACCCACGCCGACGCCGAGGCCGTCGACCTCATCGCGATGGGGACCCACGGCCACACCGGGCTCGATCGCCACCTGATCGGCAGTTTTACCGAGCAACTCCTGCGCAGCGCCCCGGTTCCCGTGTTGACCGTTCAGCGGAACGGCGAGTAG
- a CDS encoding DUF106 domain-containing protein has protein sequence MTASGTHVAAGDEGAAALATVLRAAETGDGTVAWTDVRDDIDREHWGAMLERGVLVPVDGEDRFVFADPTAVRETLESREFDPPEPEGWSRRDVAAGVGALSLLAGYQVSAIRDGVAGVLDLALGPLAAALPFPAVVLALAVATTLATTLVRRRLDRPDASAFRHRTRELQERLAAARARGDEAAAARLGEQRRDLVGRQALVLTDHLKVLAWTMVLTVPVFLYLSWLVTAPAHATAPLVTVAPVLGDIVWTARVVGPVQAWMAWYALCSLGSNLVVRRVGRVVPDGLEVRPS, from the coding sequence ATGACAGCATCCGGAACGCACGTCGCGGCCGGCGACGAGGGGGCGGCGGCGCTGGCGACGGTGCTCCGCGCTGCGGAGACGGGCGACGGCACCGTCGCGTGGACGGACGTCCGCGACGACATCGACCGCGAACACTGGGGTGCGATGCTCGAGCGGGGCGTCCTCGTACCCGTCGACGGCGAGGATCGGTTCGTGTTCGCGGACCCGACCGCCGTTCGAGAGACGCTCGAGAGCCGCGAGTTCGATCCGCCCGAGCCCGAAGGGTGGTCGCGTCGCGACGTTGCCGCGGGCGTCGGCGCGCTCTCGCTGCTCGCCGGGTACCAGGTGTCGGCGATCCGGGACGGCGTCGCGGGCGTCCTCGATCTCGCGCTCGGGCCGCTCGCGGCCGCCCTTCCCTTCCCCGCCGTCGTCCTCGCGCTGGCGGTCGCGACGACGCTGGCGACGACCCTCGTCCGCCGTCGGCTCGATCGGCCTGACGCGAGCGCGTTCAGGCACCGGACTCGAGAACTGCAGGAGCGGCTGGCCGCCGCTCGAGCGCGCGGCGACGAGGCGGCGGCTGCGCGGCTCGGCGAGCAGCGCCGCGACCTCGTCGGGCGGCAGGCGCTGGTGCTGACCGACCACCTGAAGGTGCTGGCGTGGACGATGGTGCTGACCGTGCCGGTCTTCCTGTACCTCTCGTGGCTGGTGACGGCGCCGGCTCACGCGACCGCGCCGCTGGTGACGGTCGCGCCCGTGCTCGGCGATATCGTCTGGACCGCGCGGGTCGTCGGGCCGGTGCAGGCGTGGATGGCCTGGTACGCGCTGTGCTCGCTCGGCTCGAATCTCGTCGTTCGGCGGGTCGGTCGGGTCGTTCCCGACGGGCTCGAGGTGCGTCCGTCGTAG
- a CDS encoding dihydrolipoyl dehydrogenase, translating to MDEYDIVVIGGGSGSQVATAAADRGLEAAVIERGPLGGACITRGCVPSKALIHRADLADAVRRAGEFGIAADLQDVAYGEITDAIHDTVYEKAARQERALEESDSVALFRGEGRFVDEWTIAVKPTDDSGDTREVRGDAIVLAVGSRPMVPPIDGLEDVDFLTSDDALFLDEQPDELAIVGGGYIGAELGYFFGALGTDVSMIGRSERLIPGEDDDASAVVTDSLADYCDLYTGYEAAEVAQGDGGGSVTITAEPSDDDGEPVEIEADELLLATGRRPNTDTLALEETSVETDDKGYVETDARLETAAEGIWALGDIVGEQPFKHAADYEAEVVMANVLNDAGREVDYGAMPHAIFTEPQVASVGRTEGELEDEGREYESTTVPFDAAPLGLILGADDGFVKVLAAPDGEILGCHVVGPQASTLIQEVVVAMDSGDGTVDDVADPVHVHPALSEAIYTAFDDLSSKEFSSAPDWRDVAPSGRSSEAE from the coding sequence ATGGACGAGTACGATATCGTCGTGATCGGCGGCGGCTCCGGGAGTCAAGTCGCGACCGCAGCGGCCGATCGGGGCCTCGAGGCGGCCGTAATCGAGCGCGGACCGCTGGGCGGAGCCTGCATCACGCGGGGCTGCGTCCCATCGAAGGCGCTGATCCACCGGGCCGACCTCGCGGACGCGGTGCGACGCGCCGGGGAGTTCGGAATCGCGGCCGATCTACAGGACGTCGCGTACGGCGAGATCACGGACGCGATTCACGACACCGTCTACGAGAAGGCCGCACGTCAGGAGCGGGCGCTCGAGGAGAGCGACAGCGTCGCGCTCTTCCGCGGCGAAGGGCGGTTCGTCGACGAGTGGACGATTGCGGTCAAACCGACCGACGATAGCGGCGATACCCGCGAAGTCCGCGGCGATGCGATCGTCCTCGCCGTCGGCTCGCGACCGATGGTCCCGCCGATCGACGGCCTCGAGGACGTCGACTTCCTCACCAGCGACGATGCGCTCTTCCTCGACGAACAGCCCGACGAACTCGCGATCGTCGGCGGGGGTTACATCGGCGCCGAACTGGGCTACTTCTTCGGGGCGCTGGGGACCGACGTCTCGATGATCGGGCGCAGCGAACGGTTGATTCCGGGCGAGGACGACGACGCGAGCGCGGTCGTCACGGACTCGCTCGCGGACTACTGCGACCTCTATACCGGCTACGAGGCGGCGGAAGTCGCACAGGGCGACGGGGGCGGAAGCGTCACGATCACCGCAGAACCCAGCGACGACGATGGCGAGCCCGTCGAAATCGAGGCCGACGAGCTCCTCCTCGCGACAGGACGCCGGCCCAACACCGACACGCTCGCGCTCGAGGAGACGAGCGTCGAAACCGACGACAAGGGGTACGTCGAGACCGACGCGCGCCTCGAGACGGCCGCCGAGGGAATCTGGGCGCTGGGCGATATCGTCGGCGAGCAGCCGTTCAAGCACGCGGCCGACTACGAGGCGGAAGTCGTGATGGCGAACGTTCTAAACGACGCCGGACGGGAGGTCGACTACGGCGCGATGCCCCACGCGATCTTCACCGAGCCGCAGGTCGCCAGCGTCGGGCGAACGGAGGGCGAACTCGAGGACGAAGGCCGAGAGTACGAGTCGACGACGGTCCCGTTCGACGCCGCGCCCCTGGGGCTCATTCTGGGGGCCGACGACGGGTTCGTGAAGGTGCTCGCGGCGCCGGACGGCGAGATTCTCGGCTGTCACGTCGTCGGGCCGCAGGCCTCGACGCTGATCCAGGAGGTCGTCGTCGCGATGGACAGCGGCGACGGCACCGTCGACGACGTCGCCGATCCGGTGCACGTCCATCCGGCGCTCTCGGAGGCGATCTATACGGCGTTCGACGACCTCTCCTCGAAGGAGTTCTCGTCGGCGCCGGACTGGCGGGACGTCGCGCCGAGCGGTCGCAGTTCGGAGGCAGAATAG
- a CDS encoding aldo/keto reductase yields MPRDDFPRIGLGTYSSDNREQWTENVRTALEVGYRHVDTAQVYENEEYVGEGIDQADVDRDDIFLSTKTVHHDVPPESEQVPEAIDGCLERLGVDAVDLLYVHWPSGIYEHEEILPYYDDAYEAGKTRNVGLSNFTPELLDEAFEVLEAPLFAHQAEMHPLLPQDELVAHAQEHDYWFVAYSPLAQGAVFDVPEIREVAEKHDATPAQVSLAWLLDHDNVAVIPKASSRDHLEGNLAAADLELDEEDRELIDSIDRRERQIDPDHGPWNW; encoded by the coding sequence ATGCCACGCGACGACTTCCCGCGGATCGGCCTCGGCACGTACTCGTCCGATAACCGCGAGCAGTGGACCGAGAACGTCCGAACCGCTCTCGAGGTCGGCTACCGCCACGTCGACACCGCGCAGGTGTACGAGAACGAGGAGTACGTCGGCGAGGGGATCGACCAGGCCGACGTCGACCGCGACGACATCTTCCTGTCGACGAAGACCGTCCACCACGACGTCCCGCCCGAATCCGAACAGGTTCCGGAGGCCATCGACGGCTGCCTCGAGCGGCTGGGCGTCGACGCCGTCGATCTGCTGTACGTCCACTGGCCGTCGGGAATCTACGAGCACGAGGAGATCCTGCCCTACTACGACGATGCCTACGAGGCCGGTAAGACGCGCAACGTCGGGCTCTCGAACTTCACGCCCGAACTGCTCGACGAGGCGTTCGAGGTGCTCGAGGCGCCGCTCTTTGCTCACCAGGCCGAGATGCACCCGCTGCTCCCGCAGGACGAGCTGGTCGCGCACGCGCAGGAACACGACTACTGGTTCGTCGCCTACTCGCCGCTGGCCCAGGGCGCGGTGTTCGACGTCCCCGAAATTCGGGAGGTCGCCGAGAAACACGACGCGACGCCGGCGCAGGTCTCGCTGGCCTGGCTGCTCGATCACGACAACGTCGCGGTCATCCCGAAAGCGAGCAGTCGGGACCACCTGGAAGGAAACTTGGCTGCTGCCGATCTCGAGTTAGACGAGGAGGACCGCGAGTTGATCGACTCGATCGACCGTCGCGAGCGCCAGATCGATCCGGATCACGGCCCCTGGAACTGGTAA
- a CDS encoding DoxX family protein produces MATEKMTVGANVFESKVGGMTVRGKAHSLSAWFVLALRLMMGYAFLYAGLGKLLAAEPFSAEGFLLHGVNQASPLVGLFTWMGTTPWFVEIVNVAVPFGQVAIGLGLLVGAMVRLAAFFGATMMFMFYFANWSVEHGLINGDFAYLLVFLAVAAFGAGRILGLDALIERYEIDGQPLLEKYPKLDYILG; encoded by the coding sequence ATGGCAACTGAGAAGATGACTGTCGGTGCGAACGTGTTCGAGAGCAAGGTCGGCGGCATGACGGTCCGCGGGAAGGCCCACAGCCTGAGCGCGTGGTTCGTCCTCGCGCTGCGGCTCATGATGGGCTACGCGTTCCTCTACGCCGGACTCGGCAAACTCCTGGCCGCGGAGCCGTTTAGCGCGGAAGGGTTCCTCCTCCACGGGGTCAACCAGGCCTCGCCCCTCGTCGGGCTGTTCACCTGGATGGGAACGACGCCCTGGTTCGTCGAAATCGTGAACGTCGCCGTCCCGTTCGGACAGGTCGCGATCGGTCTGGGCCTGCTCGTCGGCGCGATGGTCCGCCTCGCGGCGTTCTTCGGCGCGACGATGATGTTCATGTTCTACTTCGCGAACTGGAGCGTCGAACACGGCCTCATCAACGGCGACTTCGCGTACCTGCTCGTCTTCCTCGCCGTCGCCGCCTTCGGCGCCGGCCGGATCCTCGGGCTCGACGCGCTCATCGAACGGTACGAAATCGACGGCCAACCGCTGCTCGAGAAGTACCCGAAACTCGACTACATCCTCGGATGA
- a CDS encoding helix-turn-helix domain-containing protein, whose amino-acid sequence MSSERLSVDRAADPDRIIDALDDDACCDILSVLEEPMTVKEIADEAEVPLSTTYKKVDRLTDTSLVVEEIQLRPGGHHRSQYVARFERLAVEFDENRDLQVEIERSPTKSERERESGLSELWSSVRETAETVLESGTERQHSSRSEESSAD is encoded by the coding sequence ATGTCATCCGAGCGACTGTCGGTCGATCGTGCGGCCGACCCCGACCGCATCATCGACGCGCTGGACGACGACGCTTGTTGCGACATCCTCTCCGTTCTCGAGGAGCCGATGACCGTCAAGGAAATTGCCGACGAAGCCGAGGTGCCCCTCTCGACGACGTACAAGAAGGTCGACCGGCTGACCGACACGTCGCTCGTCGTCGAGGAGATCCAACTCCGGCCGGGCGGTCACCACCGTTCGCAGTACGTGGCCCGGTTCGAGCGGCTCGCGGTCGAGTTCGACGAGAACAGAGATCTGCAGGTCGAGATCGAGCGGTCGCCCACGAAGTCGGAACGGGAACGCGAGTCCGGACTCTCCGAGCTGTGGTCGTCGGTTCGAGAGACCGCGGAGACCGTGCTCGAGAGTGGAACGGAACGTCAGCACTCGAGTCGGAGCGAGGAGTCGTCCGCGGACTGA
- a CDS encoding sulfurtransferase has protein sequence MDESVVVAPDWLAARLEAEDEDPQVRVVDVRDAWEYDGIGHVPGAINIPFDSYRDESDVDRGTLPGADAFAELLSEAGISPDDTVVAYDDTHGVFAARFVLTALEYGHDDVRLLDGDYSAWNREYETTGEIPDVEPTDYEPDPLSPEESPLVDYEAVEAALERGALFVDTREDHEFEEAHLPGAVRFDWREVIDDETRRLKPEDELEALLEDHGITPDREIVLYCNTARRISHTYVVLKALGYEDVAFYEGSLTEWLEHDGEVETGTA, from the coding sequence ATGGACGAATCCGTCGTCGTCGCCCCCGACTGGCTCGCAGCGCGACTCGAGGCCGAAGACGAGGACCCGCAGGTACGCGTCGTCGACGTCAGGGACGCCTGGGAGTACGACGGTATCGGTCACGTTCCCGGCGCGATCAACATCCCGTTCGACAGCTACCGCGACGAATCCGACGTCGACCGCGGGACGCTGCCCGGCGCCGACGCCTTCGCCGAACTGCTCTCGGAGGCCGGCATCTCGCCCGACGACACCGTCGTCGCCTACGACGACACCCACGGCGTCTTCGCCGCGCGGTTCGTGCTCACCGCCCTCGAGTACGGCCACGACGACGTGCGGCTGCTCGACGGCGACTACAGCGCCTGGAACCGCGAGTACGAGACGACCGGCGAGATACCCGACGTCGAACCGACCGACTACGAGCCCGATCCGCTCTCCCCCGAGGAGAGCCCGCTCGTCGACTACGAAGCGGTCGAAGCCGCCCTCGAGCGCGGGGCCCTGTTCGTCGACACGCGCGAGGACCACGAGTTCGAAGAGGCCCACCTCCCGGGCGCCGTGCGCTTCGACTGGCGCGAGGTCATCGACGACGAAACCCGCCGACTCAAGCCCGAGGACGAACTCGAGGCGCTGCTCGAGGACCACGGCATCACGCCGGACCGCGAGATCGTCCTCTACTGCAACACCGCGCGGCGGATCAGCCACACCTACGTCGTCCTCAAAGCGCTCGGCTACGAGGACGTCGCCTTCTACGAGGGCAGTCTGACGGAGTGGCTGGAGCACGACGGCGAGGTCGAAACCGGCACCGCGTGA
- a CDS encoding sulfurtransferase, with the protein MATDYAKDVLVDADWVEERLDEFQDDGSDLRLIEVDVDTEAYDEEHAPGAIGFNWETQLQDQTQRDILEKEDFEDLLGSHGVSEDDTVVLYGDNSNWFAAYAYWQFKYYGHDDVKLLDGGREYWLENDYPTTDEEPDFSETEYEAAGPRESIRAYREDVENAIERGVPLVDVRSPEEYSGEVLAPPGLNETAQRGGHIPGAKNISWAAVTNDDGTFKDSEELEDLYAEEGIDGDETTVAYCRIGERSSVAWFALHELLGYEDTVNYDGSWTEWGNLVNAPIETGDGE; encoded by the coding sequence ATGGCAACCGACTACGCCAAAGACGTACTCGTAGACGCCGATTGGGTCGAGGAGCGCCTCGACGAGTTCCAGGACGACGGCTCCGATCTGCGACTGATCGAGGTCGACGTCGACACCGAAGCGTACGACGAAGAACACGCGCCCGGCGCGATCGGGTTCAACTGGGAGACGCAGCTTCAGGACCAGACCCAGCGCGACATCCTCGAGAAGGAGGACTTCGAGGACCTGCTCGGCAGCCACGGCGTCAGCGAGGACGACACCGTCGTCCTCTACGGCGACAACTCCAACTGGTTCGCCGCCTACGCCTACTGGCAGTTCAAGTACTACGGCCACGACGACGTCAAACTCCTCGACGGCGGCCGCGAGTACTGGCTCGAGAACGACTACCCGACCACGGACGAGGAGCCGGACTTCTCCGAGACCGAGTACGAGGCCGCCGGCCCGCGCGAGAGCATCCGCGCCTACCGCGAGGACGTCGAGAACGCGATCGAGCGCGGCGTGCCGCTCGTCGACGTTCGCTCGCCCGAGGAGTACAGCGGCGAAGTCCTCGCCCCGCCGGGACTCAACGAGACGGCCCAGCGCGGCGGCCACATCCCCGGCGCGAAGAACATCTCCTGGGCGGCCGTGACCAACGACGACGGCACGTTCAAGGATTCCGAGGAACTCGAGGACCTCTACGCCGAGGAAGGCATCGACGGCGACGAGACGACCGTCGCCTACTGCCGCATCGGCGAGCGCTCCTCCGTCGCCTGGTTCGCCCTGCACGAACTGCTCGGCTACGAGGACACCGTCAACTACGACGGCTCCTGGACCGAGTGGGGCAACCTGGTCAACGCCCCGATCGAGACGGGCGACGGCGAATAA